One Oncorhynchus keta strain PuntledgeMale-10-30-2019 chromosome 11, Oket_V2, whole genome shotgun sequence DNA window includes the following coding sequences:
- the mtmr8 gene encoding myotubularin-related protein 8 isoform X4, protein MEHILTPKVEEVKLLDRYTAKKPAIGTLYLTATHLIFVETSCNTRKETWMLHHLIATVEKLPLTAMGCPLHISCKNFHVAHFVISSERDCQNVHQSLVRLSQPGKVEELYAFLYNPKQDEDERRNGWGFIDSAMDFKRMGLPNEFWEMTDLNKNYELCSTYHSELGIPKTASKGTVFGSAKFRSRGRIPTLSYYHKESNAAICRCSQPLSGLSARCVEDEEMLQAISRANPKSTFMYVVDTRPKVINTLSDNYIANFPRMFQLPHPNPNHPAFFPQLNAMANRAAGKGYENEDNYSNICFQFVGIENIHVMRNSLQKLLEVCAMKSPTMSDYLTGLENSGWLRHIKAVMDAGVFLAKAVAEDKASVLVHCSDGWDRTAQVCSLASILLDPFYRTIKGLMVLIEKEWISMGHKFTQRCGHVDGDPKEVSPVFTQFIECLWNLMEQYPCGFEYNEKYLLEIHNHVYSCQFGNFIGNCQREREEMRLYERTFSVWPFLWENRHQYRNPLHKCSLGREVLRPSTLPLNFKFWCGMYNHFDKGMQPKQSILDHLLTITQKKAEGEKKMTDLQIDNYPTHLQVV, encoded by the exons ATGGAGCACATTTTAACGCCAAAG GTGGAAGAAGTGAAATTGTTGGATCGATACACTGCAAAGAAGCCAGCCATTGGCACTCTCTATCTAACAGCAACCCATCTAATCTTTGTGGAGACCTCCTGTAACACTCGCAAGGAAACCTGG ATGTTACACCATCTCATAGCCACAGTAGAGAAACTCCCTCTTACAGCCATGGGATGCCCACTTCACATTTCCTGCAAGAATTTCCATGTGGCTCACTTTGTCATTTCCAGTGAGAGGGACTGCCAAAATGTTCATCAGTCCCTGGTCAGACTCTCCCAACCAG GGAAAGTGGAAGAGTTGTATGCTTTTCTTTACAACCCAAAACAAGATGAAGATGAGAGAAGAAATGGTTGGGGCTTTATTGACTCAGCCATGGATTTCAAAAGAATGGGATTGCCCAATGAGTTTTGGGAAATGACAGACCTCAACAAGAACTATGAG CTTTGCAGCACATATCACTCAGAACTGGGCATTCCTAAAACCGCAAGCAAGGGCACAGTCTTTGGGAGTGCCAAATTCAGGAGCAGGGGGCGCATTCCTACTCTCTCCTACTACCACAAGGAAAGTAAT GCTGCCATTTGCCGCTGTAGCCAGCCCCTGTCCGGGTTAAGTGCTCGGTGTGTAGAAGATGAGGAGATGCTACAGGCAATCAGCCGGGCTAATCCCAAAAGCACCTTCATGTATGTGGTGGATACCAGGCCTAAGGTAATAAATACACTTTCAGATAATTATATTGCTAATTTCCCCCGTATGTTTCAATTGCCCCATCCTAATCCAAACCATCCTGCTTTTTTTCCACAGTTGAATGCAATGGCCAATAGAGCAGCAGGGAAGGGATACGAGAATGAGGACAACTACTCAAACATCTGCTTTCAGTTTGTGGGCATTGAGAATATCCATGTCATGAGGAACAGTCTGCAGAAGCTTCTGGAAG TGTGTGCTATGAAGTCTCCAACAATGAGTGACTACTTGACGGGACTGGAGAATTCTGGTTGGCTGCGTCACATCAAGGCTGTGATGGATGCTGGAGTATTTCTGGCTAAG GCTGTGGCTGAGGATAAGGCTAGTGTGCTTGTACACTGCTCAGATGGCTGGGATCGCACAGCTCAGGTGTGTTCTTTGGCAAGCATCCTCTTGGACCCCTTCTATCGTACCATCAAGGGACTCATG GTTTTGATAGAAAAAGAATGGATATCTATGGGGCATAAATTCACACAAAG gtGTGGGCATGTGGATGGGGATCCCAAGGAGGTGTCTCCTGTATTCACCCAGTTCATTGAATGTCTTTGGAATCTCATGGAGCAGTACCCCTGTGGCTTTGAGTACAACGAGAAGTACCTTTTGGAAATCCACAACCATGTTTACTCCTGCCAGTTTGGAAATTTCATTGGCAACTgccaaagagagcgagaggagatgCG ACTTTATGAGAGGACCTTCTCAGTTTGGCCATTTCTCTGGGAGAACCGCCATCAGTACAGAAATCCTCTGCACAAATGCTCATTAGGGAGGGAGGTTCTGAGGCCAAGCACATTGCCGTTGAATTTCAA GTTTTGGTGTGGCATGTATAATCATTTTGACAAGGGCATGCAGCCAAAGCAGTCCATTCTGGATCACCTGTTAACCATAACACAGAAAAAGGCAGAGGGTGAGAAGAAAATGACAGATCTCCAGATA gacaattacccaacacacctccaggttgtgtaa
- the mtmr8 gene encoding myotubularin-related protein 8 isoform X2 → MEHILTPKVEEVKLLDRYTAKKPAIGTLYLTATHLIFVETSCNTRKETWMLHHLIATVEKLPLTAMGCPLHISCKNFHVAHFVISSERDCQNVHQSLVRLSQPGKVEELYAFLYNPKQDEDERRNGWGFIDSAMDFKRMGLPNEFWEMTDLNKNYELCSTYHSELGIPKTASKGTVFGSAKFRSRGRIPTLSYYHKESNAAICRCSQPLSGLSARCVEDEEMLQAISRANPKSTFMYVVDTRPKVINTLSDNYIANFPRMFQLPHPNPNHPAFFPQLNAMANRAAGKGYENEDNYSNICFQFVGIENIHVMRNSLQKLLEVCAMKSPTMSDYLTGLENSGWLRHIKAVMDAGVFLAKAVAEDKASVLVHCSDGWDRTAQVCSLASILLDPFYRTIKGLMVLIEKEWISMGHKFTQRCGHVDGDPKEVSPVFTQFIECLWNLMEQYPCGFEYNEKYLLEIHNHVYSCQFGNFIGNCQREREEMRLYERTFSVWPFLWENRHQYRNPLHKCSLGREVLRPSTLPLNFKFWCGMYNHFDKGMQPKQSILDHLLTITQKKAEGEKKMTDLQILAVMDGVLADQGSPTGTPPEQTSLSPVSVSHTAENAKPLMNGAAVEEAEIELVPTAGSEKMEPVAIEN, encoded by the exons ATGGAGCACATTTTAACGCCAAAG GTGGAAGAAGTGAAATTGTTGGATCGATACACTGCAAAGAAGCCAGCCATTGGCACTCTCTATCTAACAGCAACCCATCTAATCTTTGTGGAGACCTCCTGTAACACTCGCAAGGAAACCTGG ATGTTACACCATCTCATAGCCACAGTAGAGAAACTCCCTCTTACAGCCATGGGATGCCCACTTCACATTTCCTGCAAGAATTTCCATGTGGCTCACTTTGTCATTTCCAGTGAGAGGGACTGCCAAAATGTTCATCAGTCCCTGGTCAGACTCTCCCAACCAG GGAAAGTGGAAGAGTTGTATGCTTTTCTTTACAACCCAAAACAAGATGAAGATGAGAGAAGAAATGGTTGGGGCTTTATTGACTCAGCCATGGATTTCAAAAGAATGGGATTGCCCAATGAGTTTTGGGAAATGACAGACCTCAACAAGAACTATGAG CTTTGCAGCACATATCACTCAGAACTGGGCATTCCTAAAACCGCAAGCAAGGGCACAGTCTTTGGGAGTGCCAAATTCAGGAGCAGGGGGCGCATTCCTACTCTCTCCTACTACCACAAGGAAAGTAAT GCTGCCATTTGCCGCTGTAGCCAGCCCCTGTCCGGGTTAAGTGCTCGGTGTGTAGAAGATGAGGAGATGCTACAGGCAATCAGCCGGGCTAATCCCAAAAGCACCTTCATGTATGTGGTGGATACCAGGCCTAAGGTAATAAATACACTTTCAGATAATTATATTGCTAATTTCCCCCGTATGTTTCAATTGCCCCATCCTAATCCAAACCATCCTGCTTTTTTTCCACAGTTGAATGCAATGGCCAATAGAGCAGCAGGGAAGGGATACGAGAATGAGGACAACTACTCAAACATCTGCTTTCAGTTTGTGGGCATTGAGAATATCCATGTCATGAGGAACAGTCTGCAGAAGCTTCTGGAAG TGTGTGCTATGAAGTCTCCAACAATGAGTGACTACTTGACGGGACTGGAGAATTCTGGTTGGCTGCGTCACATCAAGGCTGTGATGGATGCTGGAGTATTTCTGGCTAAG GCTGTGGCTGAGGATAAGGCTAGTGTGCTTGTACACTGCTCAGATGGCTGGGATCGCACAGCTCAGGTGTGTTCTTTGGCAAGCATCCTCTTGGACCCCTTCTATCGTACCATCAAGGGACTCATG GTTTTGATAGAAAAAGAATGGATATCTATGGGGCATAAATTCACACAAAG gtGTGGGCATGTGGATGGGGATCCCAAGGAGGTGTCTCCTGTATTCACCCAGTTCATTGAATGTCTTTGGAATCTCATGGAGCAGTACCCCTGTGGCTTTGAGTACAACGAGAAGTACCTTTTGGAAATCCACAACCATGTTTACTCCTGCCAGTTTGGAAATTTCATTGGCAACTgccaaagagagcgagaggagatgCG ACTTTATGAGAGGACCTTCTCAGTTTGGCCATTTCTCTGGGAGAACCGCCATCAGTACAGAAATCCTCTGCACAAATGCTCATTAGGGAGGGAGGTTCTGAGGCCAAGCACATTGCCGTTGAATTTCAA GTTTTGGTGTGGCATGTATAATCATTTTGACAAGGGCATGCAGCCAAAGCAGTCCATTCTGGATCACCTGTTAACCATAACACAGAAAAAGGCAGAGGGTGAGAAGAAAATGACAGATCTCCAGATA TTGGCAGTCATGGATGGTGTTCTGGCAGATCAGGGCAGTCCAACAGGCACGCCACCTGAACAAACCTCTTTGTCTCCTGTATCGGTTAGCCACACAGCCGAAAATGCTAAACCACTCATGAATGGCGCTGCAGTGGAGGAGGCTGAAATAGAGTTGGTACCTACTGCAGGGAGCGAGAAGATGGAACCAGTAGCTATAGAAAATTGA
- the mtmr8 gene encoding myotubularin-related protein 8 isoform X1 has translation MEHILTPKVEEVKLLDRYTAKKPAIGTLYLTATHLIFVETSCNTRKETWMLHHLIATVEKLPLTAMGCPLHISCKNFHVAHFVISSERDCQNVHQSLVRLSQPGKVEELYAFLYNPKQDEDERRNGWGFIDSAMDFKRMGLPNEFWEMTDLNKNYELCSTYHSELGIPKTASKGTVFGSAKFRSRGRIPTLSYYHKESNAAICRCSQPLSGLSARCVEDEEMLQAISRANPKSTFMYVVDTRPKVINTLSDNYIANFPRMFQLPHPNPNHPAFFPQLNAMANRAAGKGYENEDNYSNICFQFVGIENIHVMRNSLQKLLEVCAMKSPTMSDYLTGLENSGWLRHIKAVMDAGVFLAKAVAEDKASVLVHCSDGWDRTAQVCSLASILLDPFYRTIKGLMVLIEKEWISMGHKFTQRCGHVDGDPKEVSPVFTQFIECLWNLMEQYPCGFEYNEKYLLEIHNHVYSCQFGNFIGNCQREREEMRLYERTFSVWPFLWENRHQYRNPLHKCSLGREVLRPSTLPLNFKFWCGMYNHFDKGMQPKQSILDHLLTITQKKAEGEKKMTDLQIQLAVMDGVLADQGSPTGTPPEQTSLSPVSVSHTAENAKPLMNGAAVEEAEIELVPTAGSEKMEPVAIEN, from the exons ATGGAGCACATTTTAACGCCAAAG GTGGAAGAAGTGAAATTGTTGGATCGATACACTGCAAAGAAGCCAGCCATTGGCACTCTCTATCTAACAGCAACCCATCTAATCTTTGTGGAGACCTCCTGTAACACTCGCAAGGAAACCTGG ATGTTACACCATCTCATAGCCACAGTAGAGAAACTCCCTCTTACAGCCATGGGATGCCCACTTCACATTTCCTGCAAGAATTTCCATGTGGCTCACTTTGTCATTTCCAGTGAGAGGGACTGCCAAAATGTTCATCAGTCCCTGGTCAGACTCTCCCAACCAG GGAAAGTGGAAGAGTTGTATGCTTTTCTTTACAACCCAAAACAAGATGAAGATGAGAGAAGAAATGGTTGGGGCTTTATTGACTCAGCCATGGATTTCAAAAGAATGGGATTGCCCAATGAGTTTTGGGAAATGACAGACCTCAACAAGAACTATGAG CTTTGCAGCACATATCACTCAGAACTGGGCATTCCTAAAACCGCAAGCAAGGGCACAGTCTTTGGGAGTGCCAAATTCAGGAGCAGGGGGCGCATTCCTACTCTCTCCTACTACCACAAGGAAAGTAAT GCTGCCATTTGCCGCTGTAGCCAGCCCCTGTCCGGGTTAAGTGCTCGGTGTGTAGAAGATGAGGAGATGCTACAGGCAATCAGCCGGGCTAATCCCAAAAGCACCTTCATGTATGTGGTGGATACCAGGCCTAAGGTAATAAATACACTTTCAGATAATTATATTGCTAATTTCCCCCGTATGTTTCAATTGCCCCATCCTAATCCAAACCATCCTGCTTTTTTTCCACAGTTGAATGCAATGGCCAATAGAGCAGCAGGGAAGGGATACGAGAATGAGGACAACTACTCAAACATCTGCTTTCAGTTTGTGGGCATTGAGAATATCCATGTCATGAGGAACAGTCTGCAGAAGCTTCTGGAAG TGTGTGCTATGAAGTCTCCAACAATGAGTGACTACTTGACGGGACTGGAGAATTCTGGTTGGCTGCGTCACATCAAGGCTGTGATGGATGCTGGAGTATTTCTGGCTAAG GCTGTGGCTGAGGATAAGGCTAGTGTGCTTGTACACTGCTCAGATGGCTGGGATCGCACAGCTCAGGTGTGTTCTTTGGCAAGCATCCTCTTGGACCCCTTCTATCGTACCATCAAGGGACTCATG GTTTTGATAGAAAAAGAATGGATATCTATGGGGCATAAATTCACACAAAG gtGTGGGCATGTGGATGGGGATCCCAAGGAGGTGTCTCCTGTATTCACCCAGTTCATTGAATGTCTTTGGAATCTCATGGAGCAGTACCCCTGTGGCTTTGAGTACAACGAGAAGTACCTTTTGGAAATCCACAACCATGTTTACTCCTGCCAGTTTGGAAATTTCATTGGCAACTgccaaagagagcgagaggagatgCG ACTTTATGAGAGGACCTTCTCAGTTTGGCCATTTCTCTGGGAGAACCGCCATCAGTACAGAAATCCTCTGCACAAATGCTCATTAGGGAGGGAGGTTCTGAGGCCAAGCACATTGCCGTTGAATTTCAA GTTTTGGTGTGGCATGTATAATCATTTTGACAAGGGCATGCAGCCAAAGCAGTCCATTCTGGATCACCTGTTAACCATAACACAGAAAAAGGCAGAGGGTGAGAAGAAAATGACAGATCTCCAGATA CAGTTGGCAGTCATGGATGGTGTTCTGGCAGATCAGGGCAGTCCAACAGGCACGCCACCTGAACAAACCTCTTTGTCTCCTGTATCGGTTAGCCACACAGCCGAAAATGCTAAACCACTCATGAATGGCGCTGCAGTGGAGGAGGCTGAAATAGAGTTGGTACCTACTGCAGGGAGCGAGAAGATGGAACCAGTAGCTATAGAAAATTGA
- the mtmr8 gene encoding myotubularin-related protein 8 isoform X3, with amino-acid sequence MEHILTPKVEEVKLLDRYTAKKPAIGTLYLTATHLIFVETSCNTRKETWMLHHLIATVEKLPLTAMGCPLHISCKNFHVAHFVISSERDCQNVHQSLVRLSQPGKVEELYAFLYNPKQDEDERRNGWGFIDSAMDFKRMGLPNEFWEMTDLNKNYELCSTYHSELGIPKTASKGTVFGSAKFRSRGRIPTLSYYHKESNAAICRCSQPLSGLSARCVEDEEMLQAISRANPKSTFMYVVDTRPKLNAMANRAAGKGYENEDNYSNICFQFVGIENIHVMRNSLQKLLEVCAMKSPTMSDYLTGLENSGWLRHIKAVMDAGVFLAKAVAEDKASVLVHCSDGWDRTAQVCSLASILLDPFYRTIKGLMVLIEKEWISMGHKFTQRCGHVDGDPKEVSPVFTQFIECLWNLMEQYPCGFEYNEKYLLEIHNHVYSCQFGNFIGNCQREREEMRLYERTFSVWPFLWENRHQYRNPLHKCSLGREVLRPSTLPLNFKFWCGMYNHFDKGMQPKQSILDHLLTITQKKAEGEKKMTDLQIQLAVMDGVLADQGSPTGTPPEQTSLSPVSVSHTAENAKPLMNGAAVEEAEIELVPTAGSEKMEPVAIEN; translated from the exons ATGGAGCACATTTTAACGCCAAAG GTGGAAGAAGTGAAATTGTTGGATCGATACACTGCAAAGAAGCCAGCCATTGGCACTCTCTATCTAACAGCAACCCATCTAATCTTTGTGGAGACCTCCTGTAACACTCGCAAGGAAACCTGG ATGTTACACCATCTCATAGCCACAGTAGAGAAACTCCCTCTTACAGCCATGGGATGCCCACTTCACATTTCCTGCAAGAATTTCCATGTGGCTCACTTTGTCATTTCCAGTGAGAGGGACTGCCAAAATGTTCATCAGTCCCTGGTCAGACTCTCCCAACCAG GGAAAGTGGAAGAGTTGTATGCTTTTCTTTACAACCCAAAACAAGATGAAGATGAGAGAAGAAATGGTTGGGGCTTTATTGACTCAGCCATGGATTTCAAAAGAATGGGATTGCCCAATGAGTTTTGGGAAATGACAGACCTCAACAAGAACTATGAG CTTTGCAGCACATATCACTCAGAACTGGGCATTCCTAAAACCGCAAGCAAGGGCACAGTCTTTGGGAGTGCCAAATTCAGGAGCAGGGGGCGCATTCCTACTCTCTCCTACTACCACAAGGAAAGTAAT GCTGCCATTTGCCGCTGTAGCCAGCCCCTGTCCGGGTTAAGTGCTCGGTGTGTAGAAGATGAGGAGATGCTACAGGCAATCAGCCGGGCTAATCCCAAAAGCACCTTCATGTATGTGGTGGATACCAGGCCTAAG TTGAATGCAATGGCCAATAGAGCAGCAGGGAAGGGATACGAGAATGAGGACAACTACTCAAACATCTGCTTTCAGTTTGTGGGCATTGAGAATATCCATGTCATGAGGAACAGTCTGCAGAAGCTTCTGGAAG TGTGTGCTATGAAGTCTCCAACAATGAGTGACTACTTGACGGGACTGGAGAATTCTGGTTGGCTGCGTCACATCAAGGCTGTGATGGATGCTGGAGTATTTCTGGCTAAG GCTGTGGCTGAGGATAAGGCTAGTGTGCTTGTACACTGCTCAGATGGCTGGGATCGCACAGCTCAGGTGTGTTCTTTGGCAAGCATCCTCTTGGACCCCTTCTATCGTACCATCAAGGGACTCATG GTTTTGATAGAAAAAGAATGGATATCTATGGGGCATAAATTCACACAAAG gtGTGGGCATGTGGATGGGGATCCCAAGGAGGTGTCTCCTGTATTCACCCAGTTCATTGAATGTCTTTGGAATCTCATGGAGCAGTACCCCTGTGGCTTTGAGTACAACGAGAAGTACCTTTTGGAAATCCACAACCATGTTTACTCCTGCCAGTTTGGAAATTTCATTGGCAACTgccaaagagagcgagaggagatgCG ACTTTATGAGAGGACCTTCTCAGTTTGGCCATTTCTCTGGGAGAACCGCCATCAGTACAGAAATCCTCTGCACAAATGCTCATTAGGGAGGGAGGTTCTGAGGCCAAGCACATTGCCGTTGAATTTCAA GTTTTGGTGTGGCATGTATAATCATTTTGACAAGGGCATGCAGCCAAAGCAGTCCATTCTGGATCACCTGTTAACCATAACACAGAAAAAGGCAGAGGGTGAGAAGAAAATGACAGATCTCCAGATA CAGTTGGCAGTCATGGATGGTGTTCTGGCAGATCAGGGCAGTCCAACAGGCACGCCACCTGAACAAACCTCTTTGTCTCCTGTATCGGTTAGCCACACAGCCGAAAATGCTAAACCACTCATGAATGGCGCTGCAGTGGAGGAGGCTGAAATAGAGTTGGTACCTACTGCAGGGAGCGAGAAGATGGAACCAGTAGCTATAGAAAATTGA